From Pempheris klunzingeri isolate RE-2024b chromosome 16, fPemKlu1.hap1, whole genome shotgun sequence, a single genomic window includes:
- the LOC139216017 gene encoding inactive phospholipase C-like protein 2 — protein MAEFGGSKSAVDPPVAGWKAASGEAGTSPETHRGEPVSNGNCSVSDAVKRVQNESGCESPTWESTGSDSASKSIPRRSSLIKDGSRAGRERKKTVSFSSSLSEKKISSAADCIHSMVEGSELKKVRTNSRVYQRYYLLDAGLQALCWEPSKKDSDKARISLASIREVRTGRNTETFRTSGVYEQISEDCAFSIIYGEMYESLDLVANSAEVANIWVTGLRYLMQYGKHALDMLSSSQDSLRLVWLEQLFSSAADSDRQEDVDEGIRLQSAIKLIQSVNPGVSGGKVEHRFKELQRVREKTCGISLDNVSGLKDSSANKRLGNERVTKQEFIEVFHDFCTRPEIYFLLVQFSSNKEFLDTKDLMRFLEAEQGMAQVSEETSLKLIQSHEPSEEGRQQGYLSLDGFTSYLTSAECHLFDREHDIVCQDMYQPLSHYYINSSHNTYLIEDQFRGPSDISGFIRALKMGCRCVEVDVWDGPDEEPVVCTGHTLSPPLALRCVLEAIGRFAFVASEYPLIVCIENHCSLRQQKVMLQHLVRILGEKLYTDPPDEGQPYLPSPHDLRHRILLKGKKLGPGTDGEDGEVSEEDEGAEMCQRMKAANCVGAASGGNEKDVVQKSVSFTAVTQSNPLHLPPKHFQLLKELSDLVTLCCSICFIDFQTSSDRQNPWELCSFHESLAVHLAGESPGDFVNHNKHFLSRVYPSPMRIDSSNMNPQDLWKCGCQIVSMNFQTAGLMMDLNTAWFRQNGGCGYVLRPAIMRQEVSYFSADTRDTVPGVSPQLLHVKLISGQNLPKPRGSGAKGDVVDPYVYVEIHGIPADCTERRTRTVTQNGDNPIFDESFEFQINLPELTLVRFVVLDDDFIGDEFIGQYTIPLECLQPGYRHVPLQSLTGEELPHAKLFVHVALTNRRGGGKPHKRGLSVRKARKGRDYTALRDLGVRAVDEVFKMAAPLLREATDLRENMQNSVAVFRELCGVSAVANLMQCVLALGSRVSGPDGTPLLLFDLQNHYPVLEPQGPLPDVLRRVVSTYEMMVQASRAVIELSDGIYSRILHIQTMAMEFHEKLQSLAAKEGLKGRKVSRALESFSWNITILKGQADLLKHAKAEVQENMKQVHDAALTGNLTRESEGVRRVRSQTRRGQDDRAATSARGPSA, from the exons GATGGGTCACGTGCCGGTCGAGAAAGGAAGAAGACTGtgtccttcagcagcagcttgtcgGAGAAGAAGATCAGCAGCGCTGCAGACTGTATCCACTCCATG GTTGAAGGGAGTGAGCTGAAGAAAGTCCGAACCAACTCACGTGTCTACCAGCGTTACTACCTGCTGGACGCAGGCCTTCAGGCTCTGTGCTGGGAGCCATCCAAGAAGGATTCAGACAAAGCCCGCATCTCTCTCGCCTCTATACGAGAG GTACGGACAGGTCGTAACACAGAAACCTTCCGCACCAGCGGCGTTTATGAGCAGATTTCAGAGGACTGTGCATTTTCCATCATCTATGGGGAGATGTATGAAAGCTTGGACCTGGTGGCCAACTCTGCTGAAGTGGCTAACATTTGGGTGACTGGCCTAAG GTATCTGATGCAGTACGGGAAGCATGCTCTCGACATGCTCTCCAGCAGTCAGGACAGTCTTCGCCTTGTCTGGCTGGAGCAATTGTTCTCCTCCGCTGCCGATtcggacagacaggaagacgtTGATGAAGGGATCCGCTTGCAGTCAGCCATCAAGTTAATACAGAGTGTGAACCCTGGAGTGAGCGGCGGCAAAGTGGAGCACAGGTTTAAAGAGCTTCAAAGAGTTAGGGAGAAAACGTGTGGAATTAGTCTAGATAATGTGTCTGGACTGAAAGACAGCAGCGCAAACAAAAGACTGGGAAATGAGCGAGTCACCAAGCAGGAATTCATTGAGGTCTTCCATGACTTTTGCACACGTCCGGAGATCTACTTTCTGTTGGTGCAGTTCTCTAGCAACAAGGAGTTCTTGGACACCAAAGACCTGATGAGGTTCCTGGAGGCTGAGCAGGGCATGGCTCAA GTGAGTGAGGAGACCAGCCTGAAGCTCATCCAGTCCCACGAGCCATCGGAGGAGGGCCGGCAGCAGGGTTACCTGTCGCTGGATGGCTTCACCAGCTACCTCACTTCGGCAGAGTGCCACCTCTTCGACAGGGAGCATGACATCGTGTGCCAGGACATGTACCAGCCTTTGTCTCACTACTACATCAACTCCTCCCACAACACCTACCTCATCGAGGACCAGTTTCGAGGTCCGTCTGACATCTCTGGCTTCATCCGTGCCCTCAAGATGGGTTGCCGATGTGTGGAGGTGGACGTTTGGGACGGCCCTGATGAGGAGCCGGTGGTGTGCACTGGACACACCCTCTCCCCACCACTGGCCCTGCGCTGTGTGTTAGAAGCAATTGGAAGGTTTGCATTTGTGGCGTCGGAGTATCCATTAATTGTATGCATTGAGAACCACTGTTCACTTCGACAACAGAAAGTGATGTTGCAACATCTGGTTAGGATTCTAGGGGAGAAGTTATATACAGATCCCCCAGATGAGGGGCAGCCATACCTACCATCGCCTCATGACCTAAGGCATCGAATTCTGCTAAAGGGTAAAAAGTTGGGGCCAGGTACTGATGGGGAAGATGGGGAGGTAAgtgaggaggacgagggggCAGAGATGTGTCAAAGGATGAAAGCAGCTAACTGTGTAGGGGCAGCGTCTGGAGGAAATGAGAAGGACGTGGTGCAGAAAAGTGTTTCTTTCACAGCTGTCACTCAGTCTaatcctcttcatcttcctcccaaACATTTCCAACTCTTGAAGGAGCTCTCTGACCTGGTAACTCTTTGCTGCTCAATCTGCTTCATTGACTTTCAAACGTCATCCGACAGGCAAAACCCTTGGGAACTGTGTTCCTTTCACGAGTCTCTGGCTGTGCATCTCGCTGGCGAGAGCCCTGGCGACTTTGTCAACCACAACAAGCATTTCCTGTCGCGGGTGTACCCCAGCCCCATGCGTATTGACTCAAGCAACATGAACCCTCAGGACCTGTGGAAGTGTGGCTGCCAGATTGTGTCTATGAATTTTCAGACTGCAGGACTGATGATGGACCTGAACACAGCTTGGTTCCGGCAGAACGGGGGCTGTGGTTACGTTTTGCGGCCAGCCATCATGCGGCAAGAGGTGTCCTATTTCAGTGCCGACACCAGAGACACGGTGCCTGGTGTGTCTCCACAGCTGCTCCATGTGAAG CTGATAAGCGGCCAAAACCTGCCCAAGCCGAGGGGATCGGGGGCCAAAGGAGATGTGGTGGACCCCTACGTGTATGTCGAGATCCACGGCATCCCAGCTGACTGCACAGAGCGCCGCACCAGGACGGTGACCCAGAATGGCGACAACCCCATCTTCGATGAGAGCTTTGAGTTCCAGATCAACCTGCCGGAGCTCACCTTGGTTCGCTTTGTGGTGCTGGATGACGACTTCATAGGGGATGAGTTCATAG GTCAGTATACTATCCCTCTGGAGTGTCTTCAACCAGGCTATCGACATGTACCGCTCCAGTCTCTGACAGGGGAGGAACTTCCTCATGCCAAGCTATTTGTCCACGTGGCCCTCACCAAtcggagaggagggggaaagcCTCACAAAAGGGGTCTGTCTGTGCGGAAGGCCCGCAAGGGGAGGGACTATACAGCTCTGAGGGACCTCGGGGTCCGGGCTGTGGATGAGGTTTTCAAGatggctgctcctctgctgaGAGAAGCCACCGACTTGAGGGAAAACATGCAG AACTCAGTAGCAGTGTTCAGGGAGCTGTGTGGGGTGTCTGCGGTGGCTAACCTCATGCAGTGCGTACTAGCTCTGGGCTCCAGAGTGTCAGGACCAGACGGTACGCCTTTACTACTGTTTGACCTCCAGAACCATTACCCCGTCCTGGAGCCGCAGGGGCCCCTGCCAGACGTCCTTCGCCGCGTTGTCTCCACCTATGAAATG ATGGTCCAGGCAAGCAGAGCAGTCATTGAGCTCTCTGATGGAATCTACAGCAGGATCCTGCATATACAGACAATGG CCATGGAGTTTCATGAGAAGCTGCAGAGTCTGGCGGCGAAGGAGGGGCTGAAAGGTCGAAAGGTCAGTCGAGCGCTGGAGAGTTTCAGCTGGAACATCACCATCCTTAAG GGCCAGGCTGACCTTCTGAAGCACGCCAAAGCCGAAGTCCAGGAGAACATGAAGCAGGTCCACGATGCTGCTTTGACTGGAAACCTGACCagggagagtgaaggagtgagaAGAGTCCGCTCCCAAACACGACGGGGTCAGGATGACAGAGCCGCCACGAGTGCTAGAGGACCCTCAGCGTAG